A section of the Streptomyces sp. Je 1-369 genome encodes:
- a CDS encoding nuclease-related domain-containing protein, producing MTGLRVVPAWRHGQERLYVYLADGRNVAWYDREASRVNLLSEESEEDVLDVLAPFLTGQVTVGPPPVPTPAELARLALHPDDDLAPNRPGEALRISLDRDPAPARRLRADARHRALAAEQTVGEALDALEGAGWRVLHSLPLPGDARIHHLLIGPGGLFCVGTLAVRKQRVRIADPMVTVGRAEPFPLLRSLRSDAGRASFALTAEVRPVLVLAGSGAADLDVAAPPRDVRVLREVDLPALARLGGVLKPADVEALHALARDRRTWERV from the coding sequence ATGACCGGACTGCGTGTCGTACCGGCTTGGAGGCACGGGCAGGAGCGTTTGTACGTCTACCTCGCGGACGGCAGGAATGTCGCCTGGTACGACCGCGAAGCGTCGCGCGTCAACCTGCTCAGCGAGGAGAGCGAGGAGGACGTCCTCGACGTCCTCGCCCCCTTCCTGACCGGCCAGGTCACCGTGGGCCCGCCGCCCGTCCCGACCCCGGCCGAACTGGCCCGTCTCGCCCTCCACCCGGACGACGACCTCGCCCCCAACCGCCCCGGCGAGGCCCTGCGGATCTCCCTCGACCGCGACCCCGCGCCCGCCCGCAGACTGCGCGCCGACGCCCGGCACCGCGCACTCGCCGCCGAACAGACGGTGGGCGAGGCCCTGGACGCGCTCGAAGGCGCGGGCTGGCGGGTGCTGCACTCCCTGCCGCTGCCGGGCGACGCCCGGATCCACCACCTGCTGATCGGCCCCGGTGGCCTGTTTTGCGTGGGCACTCTCGCCGTCCGCAAGCAGCGGGTGCGCATCGCCGACCCGATGGTGACGGTCGGCCGCGCCGAGCCGTTCCCGCTTCTGCGCTCGCTCCGCTCGGACGCGGGCCGAGCGTCCTTCGCGCTCACGGCGGAGGTCCGCCCCGTCCTGGTCCTCGCCGGGTCCGGCGCCGCCGACCTGGACGTGGCGGCACCGCCACGCGACGTGCGGGTGCTGCGCGAGGTGGACCTGCCGGCGCTGGCCCGCCTCGGAGGGGTGCTGAAACCGGCCGATGTGGAGGCACTGCACGCGCTGGCCAGGGACCGTCGGACGTGGGAACGGGTCTGA
- a CDS encoding alpha/beta hydrolase — protein MHFTSEKRLDDGVIEREFTLGEVPGILWTPAVPPVSAVPPASEPSAAAPLLLLGHPPLGLDKMYPRLAARARQAVADGFAAATIELPGSGTRPRSAVTDRARADLRRAMAAGETVTDDIVDRLVLPLVEQAVPEWRAALDALLSLPGIGGPVGYSGGVISVGVRLAVVEPRVSAAVLFAGSLVPRAVFEEARQVTIPLHVLLQWDDEGNDRQAALDLFDAFGSEEKSLHANMGGHAGVPESAGEGAARFFARHLR, from the coding sequence ATGCATTTCACTTCCGAGAAGCGTCTCGACGACGGGGTTATCGAGCGTGAGTTCACGCTCGGTGAGGTTCCCGGGATCCTGTGGACGCCCGCTGTCCCTCCCGTATCCGCTGTCCCTCCCGCGTCCGAGCCGTCCGCCGCGGCGCCGCTGCTCCTGCTCGGGCACCCGCCGCTCGGGCTGGACAAGATGTATCCCAGGCTGGCGGCCAGGGCCCGGCAGGCCGTGGCGGACGGCTTCGCCGCGGCCACCATCGAGCTCCCCGGCAGCGGGACCCGTCCCCGTTCGGCCGTCACCGACCGGGCCCGCGCCGACCTGCGCCGGGCCATGGCAGCCGGTGAGACGGTCACCGACGACATCGTGGACCGGCTCGTCCTCCCTCTGGTGGAACAGGCGGTCCCGGAATGGCGGGCCGCTCTGGACGCCCTCCTGTCGCTGCCCGGGATCGGTGGCCCGGTCGGATACTCGGGGGGCGTGATCTCCGTCGGGGTCCGGCTCGCGGTGGTCGAGCCGCGCGTCTCGGCCGCCGTGCTGTTCGCGGGGAGCCTCGTGCCGCGTGCCGTGTTCGAGGAGGCCCGGCAGGTCACCATTCCGCTGCACGTCCTGTTGCAGTGGGACGACGAGGGCAACGACCGGCAGGCCGCCCTGGACCTGTTCGACGCCTTCGGCTCCGAGGAGAAGTCCCTGCACGCGAACATGGGCGGGCATGCGGGGGTCCCGGAGTCCGCGGGGGAGGGGGCGGCGCGGTTCTTCGCGCGGCACTTGAGGTGA
- the ligD gene encoding non-homologous end-joining DNA ligase: MTPITEVEGRRLALRNLDKVLYPASGFTKAEVLHYYASTADALLPHLRDRPVSFLRYPDGPDGQQFFSKNVPPGTPDWVHTAEVPRSRSEGTARQVLVQDLPTLMWAANLVTEFHVPQWRAEAPAQADRMVFDLDPGAPATVVECCRAALWLRERLAADGFHVYAKTSGSKGLHLLVPLEPTSSERVTAYAKSLAVAAERELPDLVVHRMTRSLRPGKVFVDFSQNAAAKTTAAPYTLRARREPTVSTPVTWDEVEACDEPGRLVFAADDIAPRLEAYGDLIEPLDDPDRARPLPS; this comes from the coding sequence ATGACGCCGATCACAGAGGTGGAGGGGCGGCGGCTCGCGCTCAGGAATCTGGACAAGGTCCTGTATCCCGCGAGCGGCTTCACCAAGGCCGAGGTCCTGCACTACTACGCGTCCACGGCCGACGCCCTCCTCCCCCACCTCCGCGACCGGCCCGTCTCCTTCCTGCGCTACCCGGACGGGCCCGACGGCCAGCAGTTCTTCTCCAAGAACGTGCCGCCGGGCACCCCCGACTGGGTGCATACCGCCGAGGTCCCCCGCTCCCGCTCCGAGGGGACCGCCCGGCAAGTCCTCGTGCAGGACCTGCCCACGCTGATGTGGGCGGCCAACCTGGTGACCGAGTTCCACGTGCCGCAGTGGCGGGCGGAAGCCCCCGCGCAGGCCGACCGGATGGTCTTCGACCTGGATCCGGGGGCGCCCGCCACGGTCGTGGAGTGCTGCCGGGCGGCGCTCTGGCTGCGGGAGCGGCTGGCCGCCGACGGTTTCCACGTGTACGCGAAGACGTCGGGCAGCAAGGGGCTGCATCTCCTCGTACCGCTGGAGCCGACCTCCTCCGAACGGGTCACGGCGTACGCCAAGTCGCTTGCCGTCGCGGCCGAGCGCGAACTGCCCGACCTCGTCGTGCACCGCATGACGCGGAGCCTGCGCCCCGGCAAGGTCTTCGTCGACTTCAGCCAGAACGCGGCCGCGAAGACCACCGCCGCGCCCTACACGCTCCGGGCGCGGCGGGAGCCGACCGTCTCGACCCCCGTCACCTGGGACGAGGTCGAGGCGTGCGACGAGCCCGGGCGGCTGGTCTTCGCCGCGGACGACATCGCGCCGCGCCTGGAGGCGTACGGGGATCTGATCGAGCCCCTCGACGACCCCGACCGGGCGCGACCGCTGCCGTCCTGA
- a CDS encoding Ku protein produces MRSIWNGAISFGLVSIPIKLVNATESHSVSFRQIHTEDGGRIRYRKVCELEEREVPSAEIGKGYEDADGSIIPITDQDLATLPIPTAKTIEIVAFVPADRIDPLQMGAAYYLAASGTPAAKPYTLLREALKRSQKVAIAKFALRGRERLGMLRVVDDVIAMHGLLWPDEIRAPEGVAPDSEVTVRDAELDLADALMDTLGEVDINTLHDDYREAVEELVAAKVDGVTPAERAPAGDGGGKVIDLLAALENSVREARTARGEHAGGADSDSGAGSVAEVTPLTRKSSRATPKQVGGKKSTSTATSSAKKKASAKSTARKTTAKKTTTAKSTGTTGTTRTTGTKKTAAAKKSTAKKTTGTGRRKASA; encoded by the coding sequence GTGCGATCCATATGGAACGGTGCGATCTCCTTCGGGCTGGTCAGCATCCCGATCAAGCTCGTGAACGCGACCGAGAGCCACTCGGTCTCCTTCCGCCAGATCCACACGGAGGACGGCGGCCGCATCCGCTACCGCAAGGTGTGCGAGCTGGAGGAGCGCGAGGTGCCGTCGGCGGAGATCGGCAAGGGGTACGAGGACGCGGACGGCTCGATCATCCCGATCACGGACCAGGACCTGGCCACGCTGCCCATCCCCACCGCCAAGACGATCGAGATCGTCGCCTTCGTCCCCGCGGACCGCATCGACCCGCTCCAGATGGGCGCCGCGTACTACCTGGCGGCGAGCGGCACCCCGGCCGCCAAGCCGTACACGCTGCTGCGCGAGGCGCTCAAGCGGAGCCAGAAGGTGGCCATCGCGAAGTTCGCGCTACGGGGCCGGGAGCGACTCGGCATGCTGCGCGTCGTCGACGACGTGATCGCCATGCACGGACTGCTCTGGCCGGACGAGATCCGCGCGCCCGAGGGGGTGGCCCCCGACTCCGAGGTCACCGTGCGCGACGCCGAGCTCGACCTGGCGGACGCGCTGATGGACACCCTCGGCGAGGTCGACATCAACACGCTCCACGACGACTACCGCGAGGCGGTCGAGGAACTGGTCGCCGCCAAGGTGGACGGCGTGACCCCGGCGGAGAGGGCCCCGGCCGGGGACGGCGGCGGCAAGGTCATCGACCTGCTCGCGGCCCTGGAGAACAGCGTCCGCGAGGCCCGCACGGCGCGGGGCGAGCACGCGGGCGGGGCGGACTCGGACTCGGGGGCGGGGTCGGTGGCTGAGGTGACGCCGCTCACCCGCAAGTCGTCCCGCGCGACGCCGAAGCAGGTGGGCGGCAAGAAGTCGACGTCGACAGCGACGTCCTCGGCGAAGAAGAAGGCGTCGGCCAAGTCGACCGCGCGCAAGACGACGGCCAAGAAGACGACGACGGCGAAGTCGACCGGGACGACCGGGACGACCAGGACGACCGGGACGAAGAAGACCGCGGCGGCCAAGAAGTCGACGGCGAAGAAGACGACGGGGACGGGAAGGCGTAAGGCCTCGGCGTGA
- a CDS encoding thioesterase II family protein, protein MGDWIRSFHPAPAAGTRLVCFPHAGGSASAYHALSAAVSGAVDPMVVQYPGRQERYGEPFAERTDDVVDAVLAALPRPGGGPPIALFGHSMGAVLAFETARRMTAEGRPPVALFISGRQAPSLPSRTAAADRPVYEMSDRELVDEMRELSGTANELLSSPDLLPLILPPVRADYRLLDTHVHRPGPPLDCPVVVLTGDADPRVTVEGARAWESETRGDFSCHVLPGGHFFLDGHLPYVTEVIASSPAGRGATA, encoded by the coding sequence GTGGGCGACTGGATACGCAGCTTCCACCCCGCGCCCGCCGCCGGGACCCGCCTCGTCTGCTTCCCGCACGCGGGCGGCTCAGCCAGCGCCTACCACGCGCTGTCCGCCGCCGTCTCCGGCGCCGTCGACCCGATGGTCGTGCAGTACCCGGGGCGCCAGGAGCGGTACGGCGAGCCGTTCGCCGAGCGCACGGACGACGTCGTGGACGCGGTGCTCGCCGCGCTCCCCAGGCCGGGTGGCGGCCCGCCCATCGCTCTCTTCGGGCACAGCATGGGCGCGGTCCTCGCCTTCGAGACCGCGCGGCGCATGACGGCCGAGGGGCGGCCGCCCGTCGCCCTCTTCATCTCCGGGCGGCAGGCCCCCTCGCTGCCCTCGCGCACCGCGGCGGCGGACCGGCCGGTGTACGAGATGTCCGACCGTGAACTCGTGGACGAGATGCGCGAGCTCTCCGGCACCGCGAACGAGCTCCTCTCCTCCCCCGACCTGCTGCCGCTCATCCTGCCGCCGGTACGCGCCGACTACCGCCTCCTCGACACCCACGTCCACCGCCCCGGGCCCCCGCTCGACTGCCCGGTCGTCGTGCTGACCGGGGACGCGGACCCCCGCGTCACGGTCGAGGGCGCGCGGGCATGGGAGAGCGAGACGCGCGGCGACTTCTCCTGCCACGTACTGCCCGGGGGCCACTTCTTCCTCGACGGGCATCTGCCGTACGTCACGGAGGTCATCGCCTCCTCACCGGCTGGCCGGGGCGCGACGGCGTAG
- a CDS encoding ArsR/SmtB family transcription factor, with the protein MATTPDGAGAPADVPLADHDDPPPELLTEAAAAFGLLASSARLHIVWALAQGESDVSGLAERVGGALPAVSQHLTKLKLAGLVGSRREGRRMVYFVADPDVVTVVRLMVTQLASRAEASTAPARRLRGTGA; encoded by the coding sequence GTGGCGACGACGCCGGACGGCGCGGGCGCCCCCGCCGACGTACCCCTCGCCGACCACGACGATCCGCCCCCGGAACTGCTCACGGAAGCGGCCGCGGCCTTCGGCCTGCTCGCGTCGTCCGCGCGGCTGCACATCGTATGGGCCCTCGCGCAGGGCGAGAGCGACGTGAGCGGCCTCGCCGAGCGGGTGGGCGGCGCGCTGCCCGCCGTGAGCCAGCACCTCACCAAGCTGAAACTGGCGGGCCTCGTCGGCTCGCGCCGCGAGGGCCGCCGCATGGTGTACTTCGTCGCCGACCCCGACGTCGTGACCGTCGTACGCCTCATGGTCACGCAACTCGCGTCGCGCGCCGAGGCGTCCACCGCCCCGGCCCGCCGGCTCCGCGGAACCGGTGCCTGA
- a CDS encoding cation-transporting P-type ATPase translates to MSGPTTLQVLRSLETGPRGLTEEEADARLARHGPNVPPTRRTVSWPRRFLRGPRDPFTAVLFCLGIVSAATAAWGTASVITVLVAVSCALRATGEHRADRAMTALRDLVPTTATVVRRPSPDERVAPRELPADELVPGDIIRLAPGDLIPADARLLTATALSVNEAPLTGESTPTDKEPWTPRGPEPRAGARPAAPAPHLCFQGSSVTAGSGTAVVTATGRHTRFATTTYAAPGPPSGGRRGSRAFDRSVHGISWILIRFMLLTPPLVLVADAALRGRGLETLPFAVAVAVGLTPEMLPVVVTTCLARGAAHLARTHGVIVGRLPALHDLGAMDVLCVDKTGTLTQDRPVVDRSLDAAGRDAPEALHWAAVNAWWTLQLADLPTPDALDEAILDAAAPDEDALTRYDGVAALPFDPVRRLATAVVTRPGAGLGVHTLVVKGAVENVLELCTLPAEERTRLHALASHHAAEGLRLLAVATADRPARRHGTASRPTWSRTDVRGLTFIGFVTFRDAPDPAAGPALRALADRGVTVKILTGDHPGTAARVCRDLALPLPPDAIRTAEDIDALPATDVAALAELAHRTTVFAACTPDHKARVVAALRAHGHTTGFLGDGVNDLPALHAADVGLAPHDAVPVAREAADVVLPQRTQYGAPHATTAHPETDGPTDVPGPTDVPADGPAGGSTGAPTGVPADGPAGGSTGVPADGPAGGPEGGSTGVPAGGPAGGPEGGSTGVPAGGPAGGPEGGSTGVPAGGSTGVPAAGSTGAPADGPAGGPTGGLAAIDHAITAGRSSGTNIATYLRITLSSNLGNVIAMLTAGLLLPFLPMLPAQVLVQNLCFDAAQLAFAHERPGPSALRRPTVLRPRTFLRLITGFGVLNAAADLATFAVLALAAPGPTGTEDEPLFHAGWFTENLLTQALAMLLLRGTAYYATTAPGRRATTPVTRAAMALAAAGLLLPLTPLAPPLGMTPLPPLYYALLALVLTLYAATVVQLRNKASIAHGSGRRGPR, encoded by the coding sequence ATGTCCGGACCGACCACGCTCCAGGTCCTGCGCTCGCTGGAGACCGGACCGCGCGGCCTCACGGAGGAGGAGGCCGACGCGCGCCTGGCCCGGCACGGCCCGAACGTGCCGCCGACCCGGCGCACGGTGTCCTGGCCACGCCGTTTCCTACGAGGCCCGCGCGACCCGTTCACCGCGGTCCTGTTCTGCCTCGGCATCGTCTCGGCCGCGACGGCGGCCTGGGGCACGGCCTCCGTGATCACGGTCCTGGTGGCGGTGAGCTGCGCGCTCCGCGCGACGGGCGAACACCGGGCCGACCGCGCGATGACGGCGCTGCGCGACCTGGTGCCGACGACGGCGACGGTGGTACGCCGCCCGTCCCCCGACGAACGGGTGGCGCCCCGCGAACTCCCCGCCGACGAACTGGTCCCCGGCGACATCATCCGGCTGGCCCCCGGGGACCTGATCCCGGCGGACGCGCGGCTGCTCACGGCAACGGCGTTGTCCGTCAACGAGGCCCCGCTGACGGGCGAGTCGACCCCGACCGACAAGGAACCCTGGACGCCACGCGGACCCGAGCCGCGAGCAGGCGCCCGACCCGCCGCCCCGGCCCCCCACCTCTGCTTCCAGGGCAGCAGCGTCACCGCGGGCAGTGGCACGGCCGTGGTGACGGCGACGGGACGGCACACGCGCTTCGCCACGACGACGTACGCGGCACCGGGACCACCCAGCGGCGGGAGGAGAGGATCCCGCGCCTTCGACCGCTCAGTGCACGGCATCTCCTGGATCCTGATCCGCTTCATGCTGCTCACGCCTCCGCTGGTGCTCGTGGCGGACGCCGCGCTGCGCGGCCGGGGCCTGGAGACGCTGCCGTTCGCCGTGGCGGTGGCGGTGGGTCTCACCCCGGAGATGCTGCCGGTCGTCGTCACGACGTGCCTGGCCCGCGGCGCCGCCCACCTGGCCCGTACGCACGGCGTCATCGTCGGACGCCTGCCCGCCCTGCACGACCTCGGCGCCATGGACGTCCTCTGCGTGGACAAGACCGGCACGCTCACGCAGGACCGCCCCGTGGTCGACCGCAGCCTCGACGCGGCGGGCCGCGACGCCCCCGAGGCGCTGCACTGGGCGGCGGTGAACGCGTGGTGGACCCTCCAACTGGCGGACCTGCCCACGCCGGACGCGCTGGACGAGGCGATCCTGGATGCGGCCGCGCCCGACGAGGACGCCCTCACCCGCTACGACGGCGTCGCGGCACTGCCCTTCGATCCGGTACGCCGCCTCGCCACGGCCGTCGTCACGCGCCCCGGCGCGGGCCTCGGCGTCCACACGCTGGTGGTCAAGGGCGCCGTCGAGAACGTACTGGAGCTCTGCACCCTCCCCGCCGAGGAGCGCACCCGCCTCCACGCGCTGGCGTCCCACCACGCGGCGGAGGGCCTGCGCCTACTGGCCGTGGCAACGGCGGACCGCCCCGCACGGCGCCACGGGACCGCCTCCCGCCCGACCTGGTCCCGGACCGACGTACGCGGCCTCACCTTCATCGGCTTCGTCACCTTCCGCGACGCCCCGGACCCGGCGGCCGGGCCCGCCCTGCGCGCGCTCGCCGACCGAGGCGTCACGGTCAAGATCCTCACCGGCGACCACCCGGGAACGGCCGCACGCGTCTGCCGCGACCTGGCCCTGCCCCTGCCCCCCGACGCCATCCGCACGGCCGAGGACATAGACGCCCTCCCGGCCACCGACGTCGCAGCCCTCGCGGAACTGGCCCACCGCACCACGGTCTTCGCCGCCTGCACGCCCGACCACAAGGCCCGCGTCGTAGCGGCCCTGCGAGCCCACGGCCACACCACGGGCTTCCTCGGCGACGGCGTCAACGACCTGCCGGCCCTGCACGCGGCCGACGTGGGCCTCGCCCCGCACGACGCGGTGCCGGTGGCGAGGGAGGCGGCGGACGTGGTCCTGCCGCAGCGCACGCAGTACGGCGCCCCGCACGCCACGACCGCCCACCCCGAAACGGACGGCCCCACGGATGTCCCCGGCCCCACGGACGTCCCCGCGGACGGCCCCGCGGGCGGATCCACAGGCGCCCCCACAGGCGTCCCCGCGGACGGCCCCGCAGGCGGATCCACAGGCGTCCCCGCGGACGGCCCCGCAGGCGGCCCCGAGGGCGGATCCACAGGCGTCCCCGCGGGCGGCCCCGCAGGCGGCCCCGAGGGCGGATCCACAGGCGTCCCCGCGGGCGGCCCCGCAGGCGGCCCCGAGGGCGGATCCACAGGCGTCCCCGCGGGCGGATCCACAGGCGTCCCCGCGGCCGGATCCACAGGCGCCCCCGCGGACGGCCCCGCAGGCGGCCCCACAGGCGGCTTGGCCGCGATCGACCACGCCATCACCGCAGGCCGAAGCAGCGGCACGAACATCGCCACGTACCTGCGCATCACGCTCTCCTCGAACCTCGGCAACGTCATCGCGATGCTCACGGCGGGTCTGCTCCTGCCCTTCCTGCCGATGCTCCCCGCCCAGGTGCTGGTCCAGAACCTCTGCTTCGACGCGGCCCAGCTGGCCTTCGCCCACGAACGCCCGGGCCCCTCCGCCCTGCGCCGCCCCACCGTCCTGCGCCCCCGGACCTTCCTCCGCCTCATCACGGGCTTCGGCGTGCTCAACGCGGCGGCGGACCTGGCGACCTTCGCGGTCCTGGCGCTCGCGGCACCTGGCCCGACGGGGACGGAGGACGAGCCGCTGTTCCACGCGGGCTGGTTCACGGAGAACCTGCTCACGCAGGCGCTGGCGATGCTGCTCCTGCGCGGCACGGCGTACTACGCGACGACCGCCCCGGGCAGAAGAGCCACCACCCCGGTCACCCGCGCAGCGATGGCGTTGGCGGCCGCGGGCCTCCTCCTTCCGCTCACACCCCTGGCCCCACCCCTGGGCATGACACCCCTCCCGCCCCTCTACTACGCACTCCTGGCCCTGGTCCTGACCCTCTACGCGGCAACAGTTGTACAGTTGCGCAATAAGGCAAGTATTGCTCATGGAAGTGGAAGACGAGGGCCAAGATGA
- the tatA gene encoding Sec-independent protein translocase subunit TatA: MIRNALEPWHLLIVVLVVVVLFGSKKLPDAARSVGKSLRILKSETKALRDEDAQRDQQENRQREKQGPADVTS; this comes from the coding sequence ATGATCCGCAACGCCCTGGAGCCCTGGCACCTACTGATCGTGGTGCTCGTGGTCGTAGTGCTGTTCGGCTCCAAGAAACTCCCGGACGCGGCCCGCTCGGTGGGCAAGTCCCTGCGCATCCTCAAGAGCGAGACGAAGGCGCTGAGGGACGAGGACGCGCAGCGGGACCAGCAGGAGAACCGGCAGAGGGAGAAGCAGGGCCCCGCCGACGTCACGTCATGA
- a CDS encoding YceI family protein yields MGIFSRRQTATIEPTSAGGTGAPGAYDSAGGVALDSALRGLTGQWTIDRPHSRVGFSVRHAMVTTVRGAFADYDSTLHFDGDRPSASRAEIVIRVGSVDTGVEQRDAHLVGADFFDARRFPEMVFRSTSTVHEGGESFRMTGDLTIRDVTRPVELQLDYLGSVVDPFGFERVGFDGTTTIDRTDWGLVYNQRLAAGGTMVSEKVRLQFDISAVRAGVTS; encoded by the coding sequence GTGGGCATCTTCAGCCGTCGCCAGACCGCCACCATCGAGCCGACGTCGGCCGGTGGCACCGGCGCGCCCGGCGCGTACGACTCGGCGGGCGGTGTCGCGCTCGACTCCGCGCTGCGCGGGCTGACGGGGCAGTGGACCATCGACCGTCCGCACAGCCGCGTCGGATTCTCCGTGCGGCACGCGATGGTGACGACCGTCCGTGGCGCCTTCGCCGACTACGACAGCACGCTGCACTTCGACGGCGACCGGCCCTCCGCGTCGCGGGCCGAGATCGTCATCCGGGTCGGCAGCGTCGACACGGGCGTGGAGCAGCGGGACGCGCACCTCGTCGGCGCCGACTTCTTCGACGCGCGTCGCTTCCCGGAGATGGTCTTCCGTAGTACGTCCACCGTTCACGAGGGCGGAGAAAGTTTCCGTATGACCGGGGATCTGACCATCCGCGACGTCACGCGCCCCGTCGAGCTGCAACTCGACTACCTCGGGTCGGTCGTCGACCCGTTCGGCTTCGAGCGAGTCGGGTTCGACGGCACCACCACCATCGACCGCACCGACTGGGGGCTCGTCTACAACCAGCGCCTCGCGGCGGGCGGCACGATGGTCAGCGAGAAGGTGCGGCTCCAGTTCGACATCTCCGCGGTGCGCGCCGGCGTCACGTCATGA
- a CDS encoding helix-turn-helix domain-containing protein — translation MPAKERFDWWFGLKSASPIATTLRSDYTDDFPVAVDHVDLGAATLTTMSYPSAEVRRTARHIRRGDPGSLQVSLTLQGLSGFEQAGRNVQFGAGNFLLYESSSPFAGWMRRLDESGAPTRSIVATLPMHLLPFPADRLPDLVSRPLSGQEGFGSLLSVFMRQVVDDPAQFGDTPAAADRLTHTLVDLVGHLAAQHLDSERSLPAESRTRVLLLRVQSHVRRHLRDPGLNPDSIAAAHHISTRYLHRLFQEQGLTVSSWIRQLRLERCRRALANPALAAVPVGAIAARWGFTRPAVFTRAFRAAYGLTPSEVRARTLLSDGSALAVNKSAPLVNDVE, via the coding sequence GTGCCCGCCAAGGAGCGGTTCGACTGGTGGTTCGGGCTGAAGTCCGCGTCGCCCATCGCGACGACGTTGCGCAGTGACTACACCGATGACTTTCCCGTCGCCGTCGACCACGTGGACCTCGGGGCCGCGACGCTGACCACCATGTCGTACCCGTCGGCCGAGGTACGACGGACGGCGCGGCACATTCGCCGAGGGGATCCCGGGAGTTTGCAGGTCTCCCTCACTCTGCAAGGGCTCAGCGGCTTCGAGCAGGCTGGGCGGAACGTGCAGTTCGGGGCCGGGAATTTCTTGCTGTACGAGTCTTCTTCGCCCTTTGCGGGGTGGATGCGGCGGCTGGACGAGAGTGGTGCTCCCACTCGGAGCATCGTGGCCACGCTGCCCATGCATCTGCTGCCGTTCCCCGCCGACCGTCTTCCCGACCTCGTCTCCCGGCCCCTGTCCGGTCAGGAAGGGTTTGGTTCGCTGCTCTCAGTTTTCATGCGGCAAGTCGTCGATGATCCGGCGCAGTTCGGGGATACGCCTGCCGCCGCCGATCGGCTCACCCATACCCTCGTCGACCTCGTGGGGCATCTCGCCGCCCAACACTTGGACAGCGAACGTTCATTACCGGCCGAGAGTCGTACGCGCGTCCTGTTGCTGCGGGTGCAGAGTCATGTCCGACGGCATCTGCGCGACCCGGGGCTCAACCCCGACAGCATTGCCGCCGCGCATCACATCTCCACTCGGTATTTGCACCGGTTGTTCCAGGAGCAGGGGCTGACCGTCTCCTCCTGGATACGGCAGCTGCGCCTCGAACGCTGTCGTCGGGCGCTCGCCAATCCCGCCCTCGCCGCCGTGCCCGTCGGGGCCATCGCCGCCCGATGGGGGTTCACCCGGCCCGCCGTCTTCACCCGTGCGTTCCGTGCCGCGTACGGGCTCACCCCCAGCGAAGTGCGCGCTCGCACGCTGCTGAGCGACGGGAGTGCGCTGGCGGTCAACAAGAGTGCGCCCTTGGTCAACGACGTCGAGTGA
- a CDS encoding response regulator, whose amino-acid sequence MPGVPGRVLVVDDNKVIRQLIRVNLELEGFEVVTAADGVECLDVVQQVQPDVITLDVVMPRLDGLRTAARLRSDARTRDLPIVVISACTRYEVESGLEVGVDAFLAKPFEPNELVGIVRQLISSEGEGRRGSAGDGEADGEAEPDGEGEPESGGERVREGVTVGRDLGCGGAGSEASEQ is encoded by the coding sequence GTGCCAGGCGTGCCCGGCCGCGTGCTTGTTGTGGACGACAACAAGGTCATCCGGCAGCTGATCAGGGTCAACCTCGAGCTGGAGGGCTTCGAGGTCGTGACCGCGGCCGATGGTGTCGAATGCCTGGACGTCGTGCAGCAGGTCCAGCCCGATGTGATCACCCTCGACGTTGTGATGCCCCGGCTCGACGGACTGCGCACCGCGGCGCGTCTGCGGTCCGACGCGCGGACCCGTGACCTCCCCATCGTCGTCATCAGCGCATGCACGCGGTACGAGGTCGAGAGCGGCCTTGAAGTCGGCGTCGACGCCTTCCTCGCCAAGCCCTTCGAGCCGAACGAACTGGTCGGCATCGTCCGCCAGTTGATCTCATCGGAGGGGGAGGGGAGACGGGGCAGTGCGGGGGACGGTGAGGCGGACGGGGAAGCGGAGCCTGACGGGGAAGGCGAGCCCGAGTCCGGTGGGGAAAGAGTGCGTGAGGGCGTCACGGTCGGACGTGATCTTGGCTGCGGTGGCGCGGGGAGCGAGGCGTCGGAGCAGTAG